The Oscarella lobularis chromosome 9, ooOscLobu1.1, whole genome shotgun sequence genome includes a window with the following:
- the LOC136191397 gene encoding uncharacterized protein, which translates to MPIDNRVVVPYNPYLLRTFQCHLNVKICSSVKGVKYICKYINKGQDMAVFGVRDQDRNDEIKCFQAARSHPASSTDLPREVALEYAYDRDELQQMVDHRTPLLTLDQRTAYDAILQLARDETGSIVFLDAPGGTGKTFLLNLLLAKIRLQGDIAIAVASSGIAATLLSGGKTAHSTFKLPLNLHNTDRPICNIKRGTARAELLRRAKIIVWDECTMSHKQALEALNRTLQDLQHNELLIGGLLLVLAGDFRQTLPIIERGTRADEISACLKSSKVLWPYVKTFHLEKNMRVHRFHDVRAGQYADLLLRIGDGKIPPNPANGLIKIPCGNLVDTLEKLQDSVFPDVSQNFFDVDWLSERAILAPTNESVHLINESLLDQIPTEEQIYLSIDTTTEIDDAVQYPTEFLNSLTPTGLKSLLIT; encoded by the exons ATGCCAATAGATAACAGAGTGGTCGTTCCGTACAATCCTTATCTGCTACGCACTTTCCAGTGCCATCTTAACGTCAAAATTTGCAGCTCTGTCAAAGGAGTCAAGTACATCTGTAAATACATCAACAAAGGTCAAGACATGGCTGTTTTTGGCGTGCGTGACCAAGATAGAAACGATGAAATCAAGTGCTTTCAAGCGGCCAG GTCTCATCCCGCATCATCTACCGATCTGCCCAGAGAAGTCGCACTCGAATACGCCTATGACAGAGATGAATTACAGCAAATGGTAGATCACAGAACACCCCTTCTCACACTAGACCAGCGCACAGCCTACGACGCAATTCTGCAACTCGCTCGAGACGAAACAGGAAGCATCGTCTTCCTCGACGCCCCCGGAGGAACAGggaaaacgtttcttctcaATTTACTCCTAGCGAAAATTCGACTGCAAGGCGACATAGCAATTGCAGTAGCCTCATCAGGAATAGCAGCAACACTTCTATCAGGCGGAAAAACGGCGCATTCCACTTTTAAACTACCGCTAAATTTACATAACACCGATAGGCCCATTTGCAACATAAAGAGAGGTACCGCAAGAGCCGAACTACTTCGACGTGCTAAGATTATAGTCTGGGACGAATGCACGATGTCTCACAAGCAAGCTCTAGAAGCCCTGAACAGAACACTCCAAGACCTGCAACACAATGAGCTACTGATAGGAGGACTACTTTTGGTGCTTGCAGGTGACTTCCGACAAACACTTCCCATAATTGAACGTGGAACCCGAGCCGACGAAATCAGTGCCTGCTTGAAATCTTCCAAAGTCCTCTGGCCTTACGTTAAAACGTTTCATCTTGAAAAGAACATGCGAGTTCACAGATTTCACGACGTTCGTGCAGGTCAATACGCCGATCTCCTCCTTCGAATTGGAGACGGAAAAATTCCACCTAACCCCGCTAACGGTCTTATCAAAATACCCTGCGGAAATCTGGTCGACACCCTAGAAAAGCTCCAAGACAGCGTCTTTCCCGATGTTTCCcagaattttttcgacgtcgattggctTTCCGAACGTGCAATTTTAGCACCTACGAATGAAAGCGTTCACTTGATCAACGAATCTCTCTTAGACCAAATACCAACCGAAGAGCAAATCTACCTATCCATAGATACCACTaccgaaatcgacgacgccgttcaaTATCCAACGGAATTCCTCAATTCTCTGACTCCTACGG gattaaaatcattattaattacttaa